A window of Trueperaceae bacterium genomic DNA:
TGGTGGTGGATCGGCTTCGGCATCTCCGCCACCGTGCTGGTGATGTACCTCGTGTCGGTGGTCAAGCTGATCACGACCGGCATCGGCATCTTCGGGAACAACATCCCCGTCGCCTGGGGGATGCCCATCATCAACTTCGTCTGGTGGATCGGCATCGGCCACGCCGGGACGCTCATCTCGGCCGCGCTGCTCCTCTTCCGCCAGCCGTGGCGCACGACCGTCAACCGCTTCGCCGAGGCCATGACGATCTTCGCCGTCGTCTGCGCGGGTCTATACCCCATCCTCCACTTGGGAAGGCCCTGGGTCTTCTACTGGCTCGTGCCGTACCCGAACACCATGGGCCTGTGGCCGCAGTTCCGCAGCCCGCTCGACTGGGACCTGTTCGCCATCGGCACCTACTTCACGATCTCGGTCGTCTTCTGGTTCATCGGCCTCATCCCCGACCTGGCCACGCTGCGCGACCGGTCCAAGACGAAGTTCCAGCAGTTCGTCTACGGCATCTTGAGCCTCGGCTGGAACGGCTCGACCAAGGCGTGGCAGCGCTACCAGCGCGCCTACCTCCTCCTGGCGGCTCTGAGCTTCCCCCTCGTGCTGAGCGTGCACTCGACCATCGCCATGGACTTCGCCGTGGCCCAGCTGCCGGGCTGGAACAACACCATCATGCCGCCCTACTTCGTGGCGGGCGCCGTGTTCGCCGGCTTCGCCATGGTGCTCATCCTGGCGGTGCCGCTGCGCAAGGCGCTCAGGCTCGAGCACCTCATCACGCTCCGTCACCTCGACAACGCCGCCAAGCTGATGCTGGCCACCGGCATGATCGTGGTGTACGGCTACTTCATCGAGATTTTCACCGCCTGGTACTCCGGCGTGGAGTTCGAGCGCTACATGATCTGGAACCGCATGTTCGGGGACCACGCCATCTTCTTCTGGGCGCTGATCTTCTGCAACTTCGTGGCCATCCAGCCCATCTGGTTCCGCCAGGTGCGCCAGAGCCCGTGGGCGCTCTTCATCATCGCCATCATCGTCAGCGTGGGCATGTGGCTCGAGCGGTTCGTGATCTTCGTGGTCTCGTTGACCAAGGACTTCCTGCCCTCGTCGTGGGCAGACTACGTGTCGACCGTCTGGGACTGGTCGCTGTTCATCGGTAGCCTCGGCCTCTTCTCCACCCTGTTCTTCCTCTTCATCCGACTGCTGCCGTCCATCGCCACGGCCGAGACGAAGGAGACTGCCTTCCACGATCACCATCACGGCAGCGACGCCTTCGAGCTCGCCCGCATGAAGTACTTCAACGCGGAGGAGCCGGCATGAGCAGCGTCACGCTCGGACGCAACGCGGCGGCACCGGCCCCGGCCCTCTACGGCCTGGTGGCTCAGTTCGACAGCGTGGAGGCGATCAGGGAGGCGGCGACGCGCGTGCGCAACGCCGGCTACACGAAGATCGACGCCTACACGCCGTTCCCCGTCGAGGGGCTCGACCTCGACCTCGGCATGAAGCCCACGCGCCTCGGCTGGGTCGTGCTCATCATGGGCATCCTCGGCGGCCTCGGCGGCTTCTGGATGCAGTGGTGGGCCAACACGAACTACTACGCCATCAACATCGGGGGCAAGCCGTTCAACAGCTGGCCGAACTGGATCGTCATCATGTACGAGTGCACCATCCTGTTCGCGGGCCTGACCGCCGGCATCTTCATGATCGTGCGCAACGGCATGCCGCGGCCCTACCACTCGATCTTCAACACGCCGGGTTTCGAGAACGCCATGCGCGACCGCTTCTTCCTCTGCATCGAGGCGAAGGACCCGAAGTTCGACCTGGCCGCCACCCGCGCCCTCCTCGAGGGGCTCGAGCCGCTCGTCGTGTCGGAGGTGGAGAAGTGAGCCGCCGCAGGCTGCGCCTCCTCGCCGTCGCCGCCATCGGCGCGCTGCTCCTGAGCGCCTGCGGTCGCAACATGTACGACCAGCCGAAGGCCAAGGCGTTCCAGTCGTCGCCCTTCTTCGCCGACGGCTCCGCCATGCGGCCGCTGCCGACCGGGACGGTGTCGCGCGAGTTCGGCGCGCTGGAGCCCACGTACCTGACGGGCCTCGGGCCCAGCGGGTTCGTCAGCGAGCTGCCGGTCGAGCTGACCGCGGACCTGCTCCTCAGGGGCCAGGAGCGGTTCGACATCTACTGCTCGCCCTGCCACAACTACAACGCCGACGGGCGCGGCGCCACCGTCCTGAAGGGTTTCCCGCAACCGTCCGACTTCACCACCACCCAGCGCCTGCTCGACGCGCCGGTGGGGTACTTCTTCAACGCCATGACGAACGGCTTCGGCCGCATGTACAGCTACGCGTCGCGCGTGCCGGTCGAGGACCGCTGGGCCATCGCCGCGTACATCAAGGCGCTGCAGCTCAGCCAGAACGCCGCCATAGCCGACGTGCCGGCCGGCGCGGCGCTGACGAGCTCGACCACGGAGGCCAACCGATGACTCCGCTGAAGCTACCGCCCATCGACACCGCCAAGGCGCAGATGGCCGGGTTGGTCATCGGCGGGGCCGCGCTGGCGGCGGCCGTGATCCTCGGCTTCACGGGCCGCGCCGACGGCTTCTTCCAGTCGTACCTGGTGAGTTACCTGTTCTGGGCCGGCCTGTCGATCGGCTCGCTCGCACTGCTGTTCCTCGTGCACCTGGCGGGCGGCTCGTGGGGCGCCCTCATCGTGCGGCCGCTGGAGGCGGCGGCCAGCGCCGTGCCTCTCTTCGCGCTCCTGTTCGTGCCGATCATCCTCGGCATGGGCCGGCTCTACCCCTGGACGGACGCGGCCTACGTGGCGTCGCAGCCCACGGTGGAGGCCAAGACGCTCTACCTGAACACCGCCTTCTTCATCGTGAGGGCCGTGGTCATCTTCGGGATCTTCACGCTCGGGGCACTGCTCTACCGCAACCTGAGCAAGCGCCAGGACGCCCAGGCCGCCGGTCCCGACGCCGAGCGGACCGGCTACCGCATGAAGAACCTGTCCGGCCTCTGGTTCGTGGTGTACGTCCTCACCATGACCTTCGCGGCGTTCGATTGGGCCATGTCGCTGACCCCCACCTGGTTCTCGGGCATCTACCCGGGCATCATCATGGCGGGTCAGGTCGTGTCGGCGCTCGCCCTGATGATCCTGGTGATGGTGAACCTCTCGACCAAACACCCCACCATCGACAAGCTGTTCACCCCCAAGCGGCAGCAGGACCTCGGCAACCTGCTCATGGCCGTGATCATGTTCTGGGCCTACACGCAGGTGTCGCAGCTGATCATCCAGTGGTCCAACAACGTGGTGGAGACGGCCAGCTGGTACGTCGTGCGCTTCGACCCCACCTGGATCGGGCTCTCCGCCTTCATCCTGTTCTTCGGCTTCTTCGCGCCGTTCATGATCCTCTTCTCCCGCTGGGTGAAGCGCACGCGGCGCGCGCTGTCGATCGTGGCCGTGTGGGCGCTCATCGTCCAGTTCATCAACTACTTCTGGTTCGTTGTCCCCGCCTTCGACCGGCCGGGGTTCCAGTTCACCTTCCTCGACCTGCTCCTCCTGGTGGGCCTGGGAGGCGTGTGGGTGGCGGCGTACGCGCGCGCCCTGGCAGGCCGCAACGTGCTGCCCGCCAACGACCCGCGGCTCGTGAAGGTGGTGGCCGACCAGCATGCCTGAGCAGAACCGCAGGTACCTGATAAGCGAGAAGCAGATCCGCCTGGCCGTGTTCCTCGGCACCGTCGGCATGATCGTGGCGGTCGCGGTGCTCTTCTTCCTCGCCACGTCGAGGCCGAAGGGCTCGTTCCAGGTCCTCGACGGTGCGGCGTTCCAGCAGCAACTGGACGCGGCCGTGGCCAGCATCACCGGCTACGAGGACCTGGGCGGCGGGAAGGCCCGCATCGACATCAACCGCGCCATGGAGCTGGTGGCGCAGCGCGGCGTGGAGGACCCCGGGTTCTTCACGGCGGCGGCCCCCGCGCCCGCGGCGGCGGCGCCCACGGCGGCGGCGCAGGAGGCGCCCGCCGCGTCGGCGCCAACGGGAGCGGCGCCGGCGGGAGCATCGTCAACCGGTGAGGCGGCCGCCGGTGAGGCGGCCGCCGGCACCGGGGCGACGCAGGTGGCGGCCGGTCCGGACGGCGAGGCCCTGTTCGTGAGCACCTGCTCCGCCTGTCACCAGGCGAGCGGCCAGGGCATCCCGTCGGCGTTCCCGCCCTTGGCCGGTCACGCGCCCGACCTCTACAAGGCTGACCGCGACCTGCCGCTCGAGATCGTCGTCTTCGGCATGCAGGGGCAGATCACGGTGGCCGGCACGGCCTACAACGGCGTCATGCCGGACCACCTGCGCCTCGAGGACGCCGCCATCGCCGCCATCCTGGATCACGTGATGACCGCGTGGGGCAACGACGCGAACCTCCCCGCGGACTTCGAGCCGTACACCGCCGACGACGTCGCCGCTGTGCGCGCCAAGATGCTGACGATGGGCGAGGTGCATGACGCACGGGCGGCGGCCGGCCTCGACTGAGTAGCCGGCCGCGCACCAGCGGCACGCAGCAGGCACACGGGGAGGGCCCCGCGCGACGGTTCGCGCGGGGCCCTCCCCTTCTCGTTCTCGGCGCCCGGAGAGGGCGCCGATGGTTCACACGTCGAGGTGTGCCAGGTGGGCGTGCGTCTCGATGAACTCGCGGCGCGGCGGGACCTCGGTGCCCATCAGGATCTCGAACGTCTCGCTCGCCTCCAGCACGTCGTCGATGGTCACGCGCTTGAGCACGCGGGTCTCGGGGTTCATGGTGGTCTCCCAGAGTTGCTCGGCGTTCATCTCGCCGAGGCCCTTGAAGCGCTGGATCTCGTACTTGCGGTCCTTGTACTGCCGCTGCAACTGGGCGAGCGCCCCCTCGTCGTAGACGTACTGCATCTCCTTCTGACGCGGCAGGCGGAGGCCGTAGAGGGGCGGTTGCGCGATGTAGAGGTAGCCGGCGTCGATGAGGGGCCGCATGTAGCGGTAGAAGAACGTGAGGAGCAGCGTGCGGATGTGCGAGCCGTCGACGTCGGCGTCCGTCATGATGATGATCCGGTGGTAGCGGACCTCGTCGATGTTGAAGTGGGCGTCGTCGCCCGTGCCCTCGACGCCCGCGCCTATGGCGGCGATCATGGCCCGGATCTCGGCGTTCTTGAGGATCTTGGCGAGGTTGGCCTTCTCGACGTTGAGGATCTTGCCCCTCAGCGGCAGGATGGCCTGGAAGCGGCGCTCGCGACCCTGCTTGGCGGTGCCGCCGGCCGAATCGCCCTCCACAATGTAGACCTCGCTCACTGACGGGTCGGACGACTGGCAGTCGGCCAGCTTGCCGGGCAGGTCGTCGTTGTCGAGCGGGTTGGCGCGGCGCACCAGGTCGCGCGCCTTCCGGGCCGCCTCGCGGGCGCGCGCCGCCTGGGTGGCCTTCTCGATGATGGCTCGGCCCGTCTTGGGGTTCTCCTCGAGCGCCTCGGTGAGCTTCTCGTACACCACGCTGTTCACGGCCGTCTGCGCCTCGGCGTTGAGGAGCTTGACCTTGGCCTGCGACTCGAACTGCGGCTCCGGCAGCTTGACGGAGATCACGCAGGCGATGCCCTCCAGGAAGTCGTCGCCGGTGGGGGGCGTGTCGCCCTTCTTGATGAGGTTCTTGGCCTTGGCGTAGTTGTTGAGCACGCGCGTGTAGGCGCTCTTGAACCCCGTGAGGTGCGTGCCGCCGTCGCGGTTGGTGATCATGTTGGCGTACGTGAGCACCGTCTGGCCGTAGCCCGTGGTGTGGGTCAGCCCGACGTCGACCTCCACGTCGTGAGCGCCCGAGTCGGTGGGCACGCTGGCCGTGCCCTTGATGACGACCGGCTTGTCGTAGAGGGCCGTGCCCTCGCGGGCGAGGAACGCCGCGTAGGCGCCGACGCCGCCGACCTCGTGGAAGGTCTCGGTCTTGGGGCTCGCGCCGCGCTTGTCGGTCAGCACGATCTTGACGCCGCCCGTGAGGTAGGAGAGCTCGCGCAGCCGGCGCCGCACGCGGGCGTAGTCGAAGCCCTCCACGTCCTTGAAGACGTGCTTGTCGGGGTGGAAGGTGACCTTGCTGCCGGATTCGCCCTGCGGGGCGGTGCCCACGACGTGCAGCGGCTCCACGACGACGCCGTCCTGGAAGCCGATGCGGTAGTGCTTGCCGTCGCGCTTGACCTCGGCCACGAACCAGTTGGATAGCGCGTTCACGACCGAGCTGCCAACGCCGTGCAGACCTCCCGAGACCTTGTATGCGCCCGCGTCGAACTTACCGCCGGCGTGGAGCTCGGTGAAGATGACCTCGATGGCGGGGCGCCCCTCGCGCTCCATGACGTCGACCGGGATGCCGCGCCCGTTGTCGGCGACGGAGGCCGAGCCGTCGGGTTCGAGCGTGACCTCCACCGTGTTCGCGAAGCCGGCGAGGCACTCGTCGATGGCGTTGTCGATGATCTCGGTGAGCAGCTGGTGGTAGCCGTCGACCCCGGTGCCGCCCTGGACGTACATGGCGGGGCGCTTGCGCACGCCGTCGAGCCCGCGCAGCACCTTGATGTTCTCGGCGGTGTAACCGTTGCCGGTACCGTTCTCGTGTTGACTCAAGACTACCTCCGCGGGCCGCCCGCCGGTCCCGGCGGGCCGCGCTGGGCCGTGAGCCCTGGCGCAGACCCTGCCCGGAGGACGCACCCCCGGAGCCCACACATCTTACCCTTCGGCACGAGCGTTGGTCAATCGATTTTGAGCGTCCAGGACAGGTTTTATGCCCACTTCGACACGGCCCTTCGGCTTGCGTCCGCGGCTTGGCGAGGCCTCAGGTCCGCGTCTGCCCCTCGCCGTCCACCAGGTACTTGTAGGTGACCAGCTGCTCGAGCCCCACCGGGCCGCGCGCGTGCAGTTTCTGCGTGCTGATGCCGATCTCTGCCCCGAAGCCGAACTCGAAGCCGTCGGTGAAGCGCGACGAGGCGTTCACCACGACCGCGGCCGCGTCCACCTCGCGCCGGAAGCGCTCGGCGCGGCCCAGGTCGCGGGTAAGGATGACCTCCGTGTGCTGCGTGCCGTAGCGCGCGATGTGACCGAGCGCCTCATCCAGGCTCGGCACGACCCGCACGGCCAGCTCCAGGCCGAGGAACTCCTCCGCCCACTGCGCCTCGCCGGCCGGCTCCATGTCGGGCACCAGCGCCCGGGCGGCAGCGCAACCGTACAGGCGCACGCCCTCGGCCCGCAGCCTGCCCGCGGCCGCGGGCAGGAAGGCGGGCGCCTCGGCCTCGTGGACCAGCAGGGTCTCGATGGCGTTGCAGACGCCGGGGCGCTGCACCTTGGAGTTGAGCACGATGGCGAGCGCCGATGGGAGGTCGGCGCCCTCGTCGACGTAGAGGTGACAGTTGCCGACGCCCGTCTCGATGACCGGCACCCGCGCCGTGTCGACCACGTGCCTGATGAGCCCGGCGCCGCCGCGCGGGATGACCAGGTCCACGTGGCCGCGGGCCCTGAGCAGGGCCGTGACCAGCTCGCGGTCGGGCGAGTCGATCAGTTGCACGGCGTCCGCCGGCGCCCCCGCCTCCGCCAGGGCGCCTCGCATCAGGTCGACGAGGGCCCGGTTGCTGGCGAGGGCGTTGGAGGATCCGCGCAACACGGCGGCGCTTCCCGCCTTGAGGGCGAGCACGGCAGCGTCGACCGTGACGTTCGGGCGCGACTCGTACACCATGCCGACGACCCCGAACGGCACCGTCACGCGCCGCAACCGCAGCCCCCGCTCGGTCTCCCACCCCGCCAACACCCTGCCGAGCGGATCCGGTAGGTCGGCAACCTGTTCGACGGCCCGCGCCATCGCCTCGAGGCGCTCGGGGGTGAGCGTGAGGCGGTCGACGAGAGCGGCGCTCGTCCCCCGCTCGCGCTCCGCCGCCACGTCGGCGGCGTTGGCCGCCAGCACCGCCGCCGCCCCCGCCCGCAGGGCCGCCGCCACGGCGAGAAGCGCGGCGCGCCGGTCGGCCGCCTGGAGCCGACGGGCGGCCGTGCGGGCGGCGGCGAGCAGGGGCGCGAGCGCGGCGTCCGCCGCCGACGCGGCGCCCGCGCCGGGCGCCGTCCCGGTCCCCCTTACCGGCGCCCCACCGCCCGCGACTCCCCCGTCGGCGGTCCGCACGACCTCGCTCCCTGCAGCGTCGACGTTCATGCGCGACTATACCCAACACGGGCGGCCCGCCCCGTCGGCGTTAAGGTGACGCATGAGCTTGTCACGAGAGAACAGCGGCGGGCGCCTGGCCATCGTCACGGGCGCGGGCGGCGATCTGGCGGGCACGGTGGTGCCGCGCCTAGTGGAGCAGGGGTGGCGTGTCGCCCTGACGACCAGGCCCGGCTCGGAGGCGAGGACGACGGCGCGCTACTCCGACCTGGGGGTGCCGGCAGAGCGGTTGCACGCCTTCGGCGTCGACCTCGCCGCGAGCGCGTCCGTCGAGGTGGGCTTCGAGGCCATCCGCGCCGCCATGGGCACGCCGGCGGCGCTGGTGCACCTAGCGGGACGCTTCGAGGGCGGGCCCCGGCCGGACGCGTCGGTGGCCGACGCGGCCGCCGTGCTCGAGAGGACCCTCGACGGCAACCTCCGCAGCGCCGCCTACGCCGTCGCCGCCGTCCTCCCGGCCATGCTGGCCGCGGGCACAGGCGCCATCGTCGCCGTCGGGGCGGCGGCGGGGACCTCCCCCGCTCCCGGCTCGGTGGCGTACGCCGCCGCCAAGGCGGCGCTGGCGGCCTACCTCCGCTCCGTGGCCGCGCAGGCCGGCAAGGGCGGCGTCAGCGTGGGGCTCGTCGTGCCACAGGGGGCGTTCGACACGCCAGGCAACCGGGCGGCGATGCCGAAGGCCGACCCGGAGGGCTGGATCTCGCCGGTGGCGTTCGCGGAGGCCGTCGAGTTCCTCCTCGCGCGCGGACCGCGAGGCATGGTGCACGAGCTGCCGCTCAGCGCCCACTGAGGGCAGCCGCGGCGCCGGCTCAGCCGGGACCGCCGTGAGTGAACACGCCGCCCTTCATGGTGGCCACCACCTGCAGCCCGTCGAGCGACACGAGCGGGTCGTGATCGAGCACCACGAGGTCGGCGTCGTATCCCACCTTGAGGGCCCCGGAGCGCCCCTCCGCCCCTATCGCCCAGGCCGCCCCGGTCGTGTACGCGGCCAGGGCCGCGTCGGGCGAGATGGCCTCCGTCGCCGGCAGGCGCCTGCCGGCGGCGTCGGTGCGGCGGCAGGCGGCCCGCAACCCGTCGAACACGCCCGGCGGCGCCACCGGCGTGTCCGACCCGAACGCCAACACCGCGCCCGCCGCCGCCAGGGAGCGCAGCGGGTAGGCGCGCTCCAGCCGGTCCGGTAGGAGCGCCTTGATGGACGCGATGTCGAAGGTCAGGTGGACGGGCTGCATGGACGCCACCACGCCGAGCCGCCCGGCGCGCGCCACGTCGACCGGGTGCATGTGCTGGGCGTGCTCGAGCCGAGGGCGCAGCCCCGCGGCCAGCCACTGCGCCCGCGTGGCCTCGAAGGCGTCGAGGGTGGCGCGCGTCGCGGCGTCGCCGATGGCGTGGACGACCGGGGTGAGCCCGGCGGCGAGCGCGAGCGGCACGCGCTCGCGCAGCACCTCTGGGCCGTCCATGGCCATCCCGACCCCGTCCGTTCCGGCGTACGGCTCGAGCATCCAGGCGGTCCGGCTGCCGAGGGCGCCGTCGGCGAAGAACTTGGCGCCCCCCACGCGGAAGCCCGCGCCACCCTGGCCGGTGGCGAGCCCGATCGCCGCCGCCGCCTCGATGTCCTGCTGCGGGATGCAGGCCCACACGCGCAGCTCGTAGGCGTCGTCGCTCGCCACCAGCGCCAGCTCGCGCCAGAGGGCGGCGCCCTCGGCCGCCATGTGGTGCACGGTGGTTATCCCGAGCGAGGCGAGGTGACGCCCGGCCCGCACCAGCGCCGCGCGCAGGGCCTCCCGCGTGGGCGCCGGCACCGCGCCTTCGACGAGGTCGACGGCGTGCTCGAGCAACAGGCCCGTCGGCTCGCCCCCCTCGTCACGGATCACGGCGCCGCCCTCGCCGCCGCCGGTGGCGGTGCTCACGCCCGCCGCGGTCAGCGCCGCAGCGCTCGCCCACGCCGAGTGGTGGTCCTGGCTGTGAACGAGCACCTTGCGGCCGGCCGCTGCCGCCTCGAGCGTGGCGCGTTCCTCGGCGCCGATGGTCGCCAGGCCCCAACGCTGCAGCCCGAGGCCTGTCGCGATGACCCAGTCACCCTCGCCGGCGGCGCGCCGCCGCAGGAGCTCCGCGGCGGACGCCAGGCTCGTGGTGGCGCTCAGGTCGAGGTAGTCGAGCTCGAGGCCGTGACGCGTGAGGTGCAGGTGCGCGTCGTGGAAGCCCGGCATGATGCACGCCGAGCCGAAGTCGAGGACGGTGGCGCCCCGGCCGGCCGCGTCGTGGAGGTCGGCGGGTTCGCCCACGGCGACGACCCTGCCACCCGCCAGCGCCACCCCATGGGCGCGCGGCCGCGCCGGGTCCATGGTGAGGACCGATCCGTACAGGACGGTGTCGGCGCGCGGCACTCAGCGACCCTCGAAGCGCGGCGCGCGCTTCTCCCTGAAGGCCGTCACCCCCTCGCGCGCGTCACCGGAGGCAGCGGCCTCCGACTGCGCGCGCGCTTCCAACGCGAGCTGCGCCTCGAGGTCGTTCGCGGCCGCGGCCCGCAACTCCTCCTTCACCAGGGCGTAGGCTCGGGTCGGCCCACGCGCGATGGTCACGAGCTCCGCCATCACCTCGAGGTCGAAGCTCTCGTGCGAGATGACACGCTCCACGAGGCCGATGCGCAGGGCCTCGGCGGCGTCGACCCGGCGGTTGCCGAGCGCCAGCTCGTAGGCCCGGCCGGGCCCCACCAGGCGCGGCAGGAAGTAGCTCGCGCCGGCGTCGAGCGCGAGACCGATGCCCGTGAAGCCGAGCGCGAACGTGGCGGTGGCGGACGCGATCCTCAAGTCGCACGCGAGCGCCAGGCTGAGACCCGCGCCGGCCGCGACGCCGTTGACGCCGGCCACCACGGGCTTGGGGAGGGCCGCGATGGCCCGCACCACCGGGTGGTAGCTCTCCTCGAGCACCCGGCCGATGTCGGCGTCGAGTGGGGTGGCGCCAAGGTCGGCGCCCGCGCAGAAGCCGCGCCCGTTGCCGGTGATGAGGACCGCCCTGACGGTGTCCGCGGCGGCCTCGCCGGTCAGGACCTGGGCCAGCTCGCCCAGGAGGGTGCGGTCGAGGGCGTTGAGGACGTCGGGGCGGTTCAGGCCCACGCGCAGCGCGCCGCCCTGCTCCTCTAGGGTCACGGATTGGTAGCTCATGTCGGGCTCCTTGGGGTTGCTGACAGCCTAGCAGGCGGCGGGGAGCCGTCAGGGTGCCAGACCGCCGCTCGCGAGGGCAACGATCACGTCGAAGTCGTCCGGCCGTTCGGCGTCGTCGAGCGCGGCGCGGTTGCGGACGAGCGCGCCGCAGCTCCGGCAGCGGTGGACGACCACCCACCCCTTCTTGGCGTTGTGTTCGACCGCGACGGGTTCGAGCACGCCGCGGCACGGGTTGGCGCGGTCACCGGGGTTGACGTCGACGTGGAGGGAGTGGAGGCAGTAGGGGCAGTGGTTGCGGTAGCCCCCGCCCTGGAGCGGCGGCACGGTGGCGCCGCACTCCACGCACGTGAACGGCTGGTTGGCCCCGCGACCCGTGAAGCGCTTCACGTGACGAGCATAGCCAAAGCGCCGTGGCGCCCCGTCGCCCACGGAGCACGGCCGCGGCTAAGATGGGCGCGTGACCGCCCCCAGCCGCGCCGCCGGGAACCGGCGCAGGCGCTGACCGTGGAGTTGTTGCGCGCCGGCGCCGTCGCGGTGGGCGCGGCGGGAGCGGAGTTGGTGGCCGGCCTCGACCTCCGGTTGGCGACCGGCGACCGCCTGGGGCTCGTCGGGCCGAACGGCAGCGGCAAGAGCACGCTGCTCCGCGTGCTGGCGGGGGTGGCGGCCCCGCTCGACGGGCGAGTGGCGCGCCCGCCTGGCGTTCGCGTCGGGCTGTTGCCGCAGTCCGTGGCGGCGCTGCCCGGCCGCACGGTGACCGAGGTCCTCCGAGCGGCCACGCTACGGGCCCGCGAGCTCGAGGCGCGCCTGCGGGAGTCGGAGACGCGCCTCGCCTTTGGCGGCACCGCCGACGACGCGGTGGAGCACGCCGCGCTCGCCGCCGAGTTCGACCGGGCGGGGGGCTACGGCGCGGAGGCGGCGGCGCGGGAGGTGGCGGCCGCCCTCGGCTTCCGCGCCGGCGGGCGCGACCTCACGTGCGCGGAGCTGTCTCCCGGTGAGCGGCGCCGCCTGCAGTTGGCCGTGACCCTGGCCGCGGCACCCGACGTCCTGCTGCTGGACGAGCCCACCAATCACCTCGACCTGACGGCGCGCGAGTGGCTGACGCGCCGCCTCGGAGCGTACGCGGGCGCCGTCGTCGTGGTCAGTCACGACCGCGCCCTCCTCGACGCGGCCACGACCCGCACGCTCTTCCTGGCCGAGGGACGCGCCTGGCACGAGCCCGGCCCCTACTCCCTGGCGCGCCGCCGCCGCGACGCGGCCGTCGGCGCCGGGCACAAGCGCGCCCGCGAACTGGAACGGGACGCGCGGCGCCTCGAGCGGATGGCGGTGGAGCTCGCCGCCTTCGGTCGCAAGGCCGCGGCCCGCCGCCGCCGCGCCGAGCGCGACGGCCGGGCGCTGCGCGTCGAGGCGCGGGTCGCGGCGCCCGCTGAGCGCGTCGCCCCGCCGCAGCTCGCGCCTCGCCAGGCGCCATCCACCCGCCTGCGGGCGGCGGGCGGCGAGACGCTCGTGACCGTCCGTCACCTGGCGGCGGAGGGCCTCCTGAGCGACGTCGGACTCGAGCTGCGCCGCGGCGAGCGCGTGGTTCTCGTGGGCCCGAACGGGAGCGGCAAGAGCACCGTCCTGAGGGCAGTGGCCGGAGACCTGACGGGCCTCGGCCCGCGCGCCGAGCTCGACTACCTTCCGGGCGTCAAGTTGCGCGTGGTGGATCAGCTCGACAGGGGACTGACCCCGGGCGTGCCGCTGCTCGAGCAGGTGGCGGCGGCGGTGGGCGAGGCGGCGGGGCGGCGCCTGCTCGCGGACGCCGGAGTGCCGGCGCGCACCTGGGAGCTGACTCCCGAGCAGGTCTCGGGTGGCGAGAGGATCCGGGCGGGACTCGCCCTGGCGTTCGCCCACCCCGCCGACCTCTGGCTGCTGGACGAGCCTACGAACGACCTCGACCTGGCGGCGGTCGAGGCCCTGGAGACGCAGCTGACGGCGATGCTGGCCGGCGGCTCGGCCGCCCTGCTGCTGGTCACCCACGACCGGCGCTTGGCCGAGAGGGTGGCGGACGAGGCGTGGTCGGTGGTCGACGGTAGCCTGCTCCGATACCGGGACGTGGGCGCCTACCTGCGAGGGGAGCACGAGCCGGACGCCCCCGTTCCTCCCGCCGTGGCCACGACGACCGTCGCCACGACGGCCGTCGCCTGGGCCGACCCGCCGGGCGTGGCGGAGACCCATCCGCCGGCCGCGGCGGCGGCCGTGGCGCGGCGACCCCGGCC
This region includes:
- a CDS encoding DUF3341 domain-containing protein; translation: MSSVTLGRNAAAPAPALYGLVAQFDSVEAIREAATRVRNAGYTKIDAYTPFPVEGLDLDLGMKPTRLGWVVLIMGILGGLGGFWMQWWANTNYYAINIGGKPFNSWPNWIVIMYECTILFAGLTAGIFMIVRNGMPRPYHSIFNTPGFENAMRDRFFLCIEAKDPKFDLAATRALLEGLEPLVVSEVEK
- a CDS encoding cytochrome c, producing the protein MELVAQRGVEDPGFFTAAAPAPAAAAPTAAAQEAPAASAPTGAAPAGASSTGEAAAGEAAAGTGATQVAAGPDGEALFVSTCSACHQASGQGIPSAFPPLAGHAPDLYKADRDLPLEIVVFGMQGQITVAGTAYNGVMPDHLRLEDAAIAAILDHVMTAWGNDANLPADFEPYTADDVAAVRAKMLTMGEVHDARAAAGLD
- a CDS encoding glutamate-5-semialdehyde dehydrogenase — encoded protein: MNVDAAGSEVVRTADGGVAGGGAPVRGTGTAPGAGAASAADAALAPLLAAARTAARRLQAADRRAALLAVAAALRAGAAAVLAANAADVAAERERGTSAALVDRLTLTPERLEAMARAVEQVADLPDPLGRVLAGWETERGLRLRRVTVPFGVVGMVYESRPNVTVDAAVLALKAGSAAVLRGSSNALASNRALVDLMRGALAEAGAPADAVQLIDSPDRELVTALLRARGHVDLVIPRGGAGLIRHVVDTARVPVIETGVGNCHLYVDEGADLPSALAIVLNSKVQRPGVCNAIETLLVHEAEAPAFLPAAAGRLRAEGVRLYGCAAARALVPDMEPAGEAQWAEEFLGLELAVRVVPSLDEALGHIARYGTQHTEVILTRDLGRAERFRREVDAAAVVVNASSRFTDGFEFGFGAEIGISTQKLHARGPVGLEQLVTYKYLVDGEGQTRT
- a CDS encoding type IIA DNA topoisomerase subunit B, which translates into the protein MSQHENGTGNGYTAENIKVLRGLDGVRKRPAMYVQGGTGVDGYHQLLTEIIDNAIDECLAGFANTVEVTLEPDGSASVADNGRGIPVDVMEREGRPAIEVIFTELHAGGKFDAGAYKVSGGLHGVGSSVVNALSNWFVAEVKRDGKHYRIGFQDGVVVEPLHVVGTAPQGESGSKVTFHPDKHVFKDVEGFDYARVRRRLRELSYLTGGVKIVLTDKRGASPKTETFHEVGGVGAYAAFLAREGTALYDKPVVIKGTASVPTDSGAHDVEVDVGLTHTTGYGQTVLTYANMITNRDGGTHLTGFKSAYTRVLNNYAKAKNLIKKGDTPPTGDDFLEGIACVISVKLPEPQFESQAKVKLLNAEAQTAVNSVVYEKLTEALEENPKTGRAIIEKATQAARAREAARKARDLVRRANPLDNDDLPGKLADCQSSDPSVSEVYIVEGDSAGGTAKQGRERRFQAILPLRGKILNVEKANLAKILKNAEIRAMIAAIGAGVEGTGDDAHFNIDEVRYHRIIIMTDADVDGSHIRTLLLTFFYRYMRPLIDAGYLYIAQPPLYGLRLPRQKEMQYVYDEGALAQLQRQYKDRKYEIQRFKGLGEMNAEQLWETTMNPETRVLKRVTIDDVLEASETFEILMGTEVPPRREFIETHAHLAHLDV
- the nrfD gene encoding polysulfide reductase NrfD, with the translated sequence MAVTAGKPKVPFRETNRVIRPGETYGGIDDAVLTPVLATVEKTPLWWWIGFGISATVLVMYLVSVVKLITTGIGIFGNNIPVAWGMPIINFVWWIGIGHAGTLISAALLLFRQPWRTTVNRFAEAMTIFAVVCAGLYPILHLGRPWVFYWLVPYPNTMGLWPQFRSPLDWDLFAIGTYFTISVVFWFIGLIPDLATLRDRSKTKFQQFVYGILSLGWNGSTKAWQRYQRAYLLLAALSFPLVLSVHSTIAMDFAVAQLPGWNNTIMPPYFVAGAVFAGFAMVLILAVPLRKALRLEHLITLRHLDNAAKLMLATGMIVVYGYFIEIFTAWYSGVEFERYMIWNRMFGDHAIFFWALIFCNFVAIQPIWFRQVRQSPWALFIIAIIVSVGMWLERFVIFVVSLTKDFLPSSWADYVSTVWDWSLFIGSLGLFSTLFFLFIRLLPSIATAETKETAFHDHHHGSDAFELARMKYFNAEEPA
- a CDS encoding cytochrome c, which translates into the protein MYDQPKAKAFQSSPFFADGSAMRPLPTGTVSREFGALEPTYLTGLGPSGFVSELPVELTADLLLRGQERFDIYCSPCHNYNADGRGATVLKGFPQPSDFTTTQRLLDAPVGYFFNAMTNGFGRMYSYASRVPVEDRWAIAAYIKALQLSQNAAIADVPAGAALTSSTTEANR